TCCAGAACCAGGTTCTCGAACTTCCAAGCGTCAGCGCCGCTGACCGATTGCAGGCTCTGCTCGACCGGTGGGTTAGTGCCGGTGTAGACGTTGTCCGGGGCGGTCACGGTAACCGAACCGGTGGTGCCGTTGGCTGGTACGGTGATGACCGTTTTGCCGTCACTCA
The genomic region above belongs to Pseudomonas kermanshahensis and contains:
- a CDS encoding immunoglobulin-like domain-containing protein; the encoded protein is TPSVTEGGEITYTVTLTNKDGLPIDNHAPLYFTLSDGKTVITVPANGTTGSVTVTAPDNVYTGTNPPVEQSLQSVSGADAWKFENLVL